The following are encoded in a window of Rubellicoccus peritrichatus genomic DNA:
- a CDS encoding class I SAM-dependent methyltransferase, translating into MNSEKTEKSTVEEIRARFDADVERFSNLSIGQEAAMDSALCMELIADAAAAVTPRASAVLDIGCGAGNYTLMLLQRLRGLNCTLLDLSQPMLERASERVDAFGAGSVSVIQADVRDADFEAGSFDIILAAAVLHHLRSDEEWREVFTKLYQWLRPGGAIWIYDMTRAAIHQLDALKQERYSAYLMGLQGEEYRDKVFAYIEKEDTPHSLPFQLDLLREVGFSAVEVLHKNGPFAAFGAMK; encoded by the coding sequence ATGAATTCAGAAAAAACAGAGAAATCGACTGTTGAAGAGATTCGGGCTCGTTTTGATGCCGATGTCGAGCGTTTTTCTAATTTGAGTATTGGGCAGGAGGCAGCTATGGATTCTGCATTGTGCATGGAGCTGATTGCAGATGCTGCTGCCGCAGTAACACCGAGGGCCAGTGCCGTTTTGGATATTGGCTGCGGTGCAGGCAACTATACCCTGATGTTGCTACAGCGTTTAAGGGGGCTGAATTGCACTTTGCTTGATTTGAGTCAGCCGATGCTGGAGCGTGCGAGTGAGCGAGTTGACGCATTTGGTGCTGGTTCGGTTTCCGTGATTCAAGCGGATGTGCGTGATGCCGATTTTGAAGCAGGCTCTTTTGATATCATCCTGGCTGCTGCTGTCTTGCATCACCTACGGAGTGATGAGGAATGGCGCGAGGTTTTTACCAAACTTTATCAATGGCTGAGGCCAGGGGGCGCTATTTGGATCTATGATATGACCCGTGCGGCTATTCATCAGCTTGATGCTTTGAAGCAGGAGCGTTACAGTGCCTACTTGATGGGCTTACAGGGAGAAGAATATCGGGACAAGGTCTTCGCTTATATTGAGAAGGAGGACACGCCGCATTCATTGCCTTTTCAATTGGATCTACTGAGAGAAGTTGGTTTCAGCGCTGTTGAAGTGCTTCACAAGAATGGTCCGTTCGCGGCCTTTGGGGCAATGAAGTAA
- a CDS encoding serine hydrolase domain-containing protein produces MVSLRSAPIWLLVWLSACLCSKCLAAPLYTEGAALVQLGDKDKEEEGRSTSRIEDLATVRVLPSSINYQALPESELNAFSDYLVQLVSDLQIPGAAIAVVQGQDTAIEKTLGRRKVTEPEEIDAETLFNIGPATGAFSSLLAATLNDEVGFSYEKLARRIWPRFRMSSATSADDVTVGDLFTMTAGVPSYIDDILDPAWARPEDVFEAIAQAPVIAPPGRVYERSKLSLAAAGYLTGLAAMREEEIYNAFTQSVQERLMDPIGMSGATFSREAAAASGNLAEPHSRKGPGFDPAKRWEPRINAMAPALGLKAGLNDMKRWLITELQLGATPDGQRIASEQSVKLRWQPALVGSSESFGMGWTRRYYQGIEIVASMGSYDRQSAAIGLLPAYRTGFIVLVNTGGEEASKLMQEVAFGLAEMFAAMEKQEQTLQVPDSEETAN; encoded by the coding sequence ATGGTATCTTTGCGCTCTGCTCCGATCTGGCTGCTGGTATGGCTCAGTGCTTGTCTTTGCAGTAAGTGCTTGGCGGCACCGCTCTATACCGAAGGCGCGGCTCTCGTACAGCTTGGCGACAAGGATAAGGAAGAGGAAGGCAGATCGACCTCACGGATTGAGGACCTGGCAACAGTTCGGGTTTTGCCCAGTTCGATAAATTATCAGGCATTGCCAGAGAGTGAATTGAACGCTTTCTCAGACTACTTGGTGCAGCTGGTTAGTGATTTGCAGATTCCAGGCGCTGCGATTGCAGTTGTGCAAGGGCAGGATACGGCCATCGAAAAAACACTGGGTCGCAGAAAGGTGACTGAACCCGAGGAGATTGATGCCGAAACGCTATTTAATATTGGTCCTGCTACTGGTGCTTTCTCTTCGCTTTTGGCTGCCACACTTAATGATGAGGTTGGGTTCAGTTACGAGAAGCTTGCACGCCGCATCTGGCCTCGTTTTCGAATGAGCAGTGCGACCTCGGCTGATGATGTAACGGTTGGTGATTTGTTTACCATGACTGCCGGAGTTCCAAGTTACATTGATGATATTCTTGATCCAGCCTGGGCGCGTCCGGAAGACGTTTTTGAAGCGATTGCCCAAGCTCCGGTTATTGCTCCACCGGGCAGGGTTTATGAGCGCAGTAAATTGAGCCTTGCGGCAGCAGGTTATCTCACGGGGCTGGCGGCTATGCGTGAGGAAGAAATTTACAATGCTTTCACGCAGTCTGTCCAGGAGCGCTTGATGGATCCTATTGGCATGAGTGGGGCAACTTTTTCACGTGAAGCCGCAGCAGCTTCTGGCAACTTGGCAGAGCCTCACAGTCGCAAAGGTCCTGGCTTTGATCCAGCAAAGCGATGGGAGCCAAGAATCAATGCGATGGCGCCAGCCCTCGGTCTTAAGGCAGGCTTGAATGACATGAAACGCTGGCTCATTACTGAGTTGCAGCTTGGGGCAACCCCGGACGGGCAGCGTATTGCTTCGGAACAGAGTGTGAAGTTGCGTTGGCAACCTGCCTTGGTTGGATCAAGTGAAAGCTTTGGTATGGGCTGGACGCGACGTTACTATCAGGGAATCGAGATCGTAGCGAGTATGGGAAGTTATGACCGTCAAAGCGCAGCGATCGGATTACTGCCTGCTTATCGCACCGGATTTATCGTACTTGTTAATACCGGAGGTGAGGAAGCCTCAAAGTTGATGCAGGAAGTCGCATTCGGACTTGCCGAGATGTTTGCTGCCATGGAGAAGCAGGAACAAACACTACAAGTTCCAGACTCTGAAGAAACTGCTAATTAA
- a CDS encoding dihydrolipoamide acetyltransferase family protein: MAEIIDMPKLSDTMTVGTIVNWLKKEGEAVSVGDMLCEIETDKATMELENLVADGVILKIYINESGEAPVGAPICAIGEKGEAAPDVAAPQSAPAEPEAAPAEAAPVVEEATKPEPEGRKQESKPAPTAPAPASSDSGKRIKVSPLARKLAEEKGIPLEAIQPSGPSGRIVKKDVLAAAEKGVTAPAAASSAPIVIPSGAGIAEEGPVKISNMRKAIAKHLVESKTQIPHFYLETEVDAAALIKTRAQLNKDLTELPPEKGGIKLTVNDFILKASAEALRRVPGVNASWMGDHIQQHSSVHLAFGVAVPDGLVTPVVRDAQAKTLRQVSAEAKGLIGKARDKKLKPDEMSGSTFTVTNLGMFGVTGFYGIISPPNAAILSVGATIAKPVVNANGEITIGHRMAIGLSGDHRVIDGATGAMFLQALQTLLETPALMLV; this comes from the coding sequence ATGGCTGAAATCATAGACATGCCCAAGCTTTCCGACACAATGACAGTCGGAACCATCGTGAACTGGCTCAAGAAGGAAGGCGAAGCCGTTTCCGTCGGCGACATGCTTTGCGAAATTGAAACCGACAAAGCGACGATGGAACTCGAAAACCTCGTCGCTGATGGTGTCATCCTGAAAATCTACATCAACGAGAGTGGCGAAGCTCCAGTCGGTGCGCCCATTTGCGCGATTGGTGAAAAAGGTGAAGCCGCTCCTGATGTCGCGGCGCCACAAAGCGCACCAGCCGAACCAGAAGCGGCTCCTGCTGAGGCAGCACCAGTCGTAGAGGAAGCAACCAAGCCGGAACCCGAAGGCCGTAAACAAGAGTCAAAGCCGGCACCGACAGCACCCGCACCTGCGTCTTCCGATTCTGGCAAGCGCATCAAAGTTTCACCTTTGGCCCGCAAGCTGGCTGAAGAAAAAGGAATTCCACTCGAAGCAATTCAACCAAGTGGACCAAGTGGACGTATCGTCAAGAAAGACGTTCTCGCGGCCGCTGAAAAAGGTGTCACGGCACCTGCTGCTGCAAGCAGCGCACCAATCGTGATCCCAAGCGGCGCCGGCATTGCAGAAGAAGGACCGGTCAAAATCTCGAACATGCGCAAAGCGATTGCCAAGCACCTGGTCGAGTCCAAGACGCAAATTCCTCATTTCTACCTTGAAACAGAAGTGGATGCAGCGGCCCTGATAAAAACCCGCGCTCAACTGAACAAAGACCTGACTGAGCTTCCTCCGGAAAAAGGTGGCATCAAGCTCACGGTCAACGATTTCATTCTCAAAGCTTCGGCTGAAGCATTACGCCGCGTCCCAGGCGTCAATGCCTCCTGGATGGGCGATCATATCCAGCAGCACAGCAGTGTGCACCTGGCGTTTGGCGTTGCGGTACCTGATGGATTGGTTACGCCCGTCGTTCGTGACGCACAGGCTAAAACACTGCGCCAAGTCAGCGCCGAAGCAAAGGGACTGATTGGCAAGGCACGTGACAAGAAACTGAAGCCCGACGAAATGTCCGGTTCCACTTTCACTGTAACGAACCTTGGTATGTTCGGTGTCACCGGCTTTTACGGCATCATCAGTCCACCAAATGCAGCGATTCTTTCCGTTGGGGCAACCATTGCCAAACCGGTAGTCAATGCCAACGGCGAAATCACCATTGGCCACCGGATGGCGATTGGACTCAGTGGCGATCATCGTGTCATTGATGGAGCAACTGGGGCCATGTTCCTTCAGGCACTACAGACATTGCTGGAAACCCCAGCCTTGATGCTCGTTTAA
- the thrH gene encoding bifunctional phosphoserine phosphatase/homoserine phosphotransferase ThrH codes for MNIVCLDLEGVLIPEIWKAVAAETGVEALMRTTRDEPDYDKLMHYRLDILAKHDIRLPKIQEVIGTLSPLDGAKEFISWLTSQTRVIILSDTFAQFASPLMAQLGFPTLFCHELILDPEGRVTGYKLRQDDQKRKAVEALRSLNFGIIAAGDSYNDLSMLQSADHGILYCPADQFAAEYPDFPVARNHDALKAELVKLGI; via the coding sequence ATGAATATTGTTTGTCTCGACCTGGAAGGCGTCCTCATACCTGAGATCTGGAAAGCCGTCGCTGCCGAAACCGGTGTCGAAGCCCTCATGCGCACCACGCGGGACGAACCGGACTATGACAAGCTCATGCACTACCGGTTAGATATCCTGGCCAAGCACGACATCCGCTTGCCAAAAATCCAGGAGGTCATTGGGACACTTAGCCCACTTGATGGAGCCAAGGAATTCATAAGTTGGCTGACATCCCAAACCCGTGTCATCATACTTTCAGATACCTTCGCACAATTTGCCAGCCCACTGATGGCGCAACTCGGGTTTCCCACCCTGTTCTGCCATGAACTAATCCTCGATCCGGAAGGAAGAGTCACTGGTTACAAACTCCGGCAGGATGACCAGAAGCGCAAAGCCGTTGAGGCCCTGCGTTCACTCAACTTCGGAATCATTGCGGCAGGCGACTCCTACAACGACCTTTCCATGCTGCAAAGCGCAGATCACGGGATACTCTACTGCCCGGCTGACCAATTTGCCGCCGAATATCCGGACTTTCCAGTCGCGAGAAACCACGACGCCCTAAAGGCTGAATTGGTCAAACTCGGGATTTGA
- a CDS encoding GspE/PulE family protein gives MHPDSSLSAPLRRTLLLKIISNKEPKPEDVDTVVELTSSKIVDLLQAQSMTFYLVQGNNIVFKHIYYSPTLFGNNPEKEQEFMEKKEKLMQLQLPLGTGIVGRVIEKEQPVFFSHNKESSRPMFDMFKDTGFEVTSMLTVPLIGSKCIGAIQVLNKEPDAPTREFRRDDLKVLEEVSEYTSPLIQRLTDPKYEMGDEVTAKYISRFTGAPLVTTTDDLDIDDKLLEVVGDAVIQRTGVFPIKQLTPSSISAVMVNPYDYQNREAFHNATEMTVDDVMVMPASMIDGLLKEYFNKDAQEENLQQDDSEMAGLMDVIGAEYEINAEGDEEGLEDEESAPIVTLANRIVEDAYIQGASDIHIEPQENDLLVRYRVDGVCAEKLKLPKAVAGAIVARYKVMSELDIAEKRLPQDGRIVFKQFTKRNIDIDLRVATAPMNFGEKVVMRILDKSKSALPITSLGFSEDNLGRYRECIRQPYGMILHCGPTGSGKSMTLFSALREIAKPDINIQTAEDPIEYTIPGINQMQMHKTIGLDFSRALRAYLRMDPDVILVGEIRDQETAEIAVEAALTGHLLLSTLHTNDAPSTVARFTDMGIEPFMISASMLVVCAQRLMRRVCKTCREEYIPEGNELEIIQRALGGWEPHPIYKASEGGCTKCNGGGMKGRIGIHELMTNNEDLTRAINERKETADIKRIAMRTDMTTLHQDSILKVTEGTTTIIEAVSTVPPDMITAEGAETPKAAKKETAEAT, from the coding sequence ATGCATCCTGACTCCTCACTCTCAGCTCCACTTCGTCGCACACTTCTTCTTAAAATCATCTCGAATAAAGAGCCGAAACCTGAAGACGTTGATACGGTTGTCGAGCTTACATCGAGTAAGATTGTCGATTTGCTCCAGGCTCAGTCGATGACGTTCTATCTCGTGCAGGGAAACAATATTGTTTTCAAGCACATCTATTACTCTCCGACCCTTTTTGGAAACAATCCTGAGAAGGAACAAGAGTTTATGGAAAAGAAGGAGAAGCTGATGCAGCTTCAACTCCCTCTTGGCACTGGAATCGTTGGCCGTGTCATCGAAAAGGAGCAACCTGTCTTTTTCTCGCATAACAAGGAGTCCAGCCGGCCGATGTTCGACATGTTCAAGGACACTGGTTTTGAAGTGACCTCAATGCTGACTGTCCCTCTTATCGGAAGTAAATGTATCGGAGCGATCCAGGTATTGAACAAGGAACCCGACGCACCAACAAGGGAATTCCGGCGTGATGACCTCAAGGTTCTTGAAGAAGTTTCAGAATACACCTCGCCTCTGATTCAGCGTCTGACTGATCCGAAGTATGAGATGGGCGACGAGGTGACCGCGAAGTACATCTCTCGTTTCACCGGTGCACCACTCGTCACAACCACAGACGATTTGGATATTGATGACAAGCTACTTGAAGTAGTAGGCGATGCTGTCATTCAACGGACTGGTGTTTTCCCCATCAAGCAACTGACTCCAAGCAGCATTTCCGCTGTAATGGTCAATCCCTACGACTACCAGAATCGTGAGGCTTTTCACAACGCCACCGAGATGACGGTCGATGATGTGATGGTGATGCCTGCATCAATGATCGATGGTCTGCTGAAGGAATATTTTAACAAAGACGCCCAGGAAGAAAACCTTCAGCAGGACGACAGTGAAATGGCCGGGCTGATGGATGTCATCGGCGCCGAATATGAAATCAACGCCGAAGGTGACGAAGAAGGCCTGGAGGATGAAGAGAGTGCCCCTATTGTCACACTGGCCAACCGCATTGTTGAAGACGCCTACATTCAGGGCGCATCGGATATTCATATCGAGCCGCAGGAAAATGACCTGTTGGTCCGCTACCGCGTTGACGGGGTATGCGCGGAAAAACTCAAGCTTCCCAAAGCAGTAGCGGGTGCGATTGTCGCGCGCTACAAGGTGATGAGTGAGCTCGATATTGCCGAAAAACGCTTACCGCAAGATGGTCGTATTGTTTTTAAGCAGTTCACCAAACGAAACATTGATATCGACCTTCGTGTTGCAACCGCTCCGATGAACTTCGGCGAAAAGGTTGTCATGCGTATTCTCGATAAGTCAAAGAGCGCATTGCCAATTACCTCCCTTGGTTTTTCAGAAGACAATCTTGGTCGCTACCGTGAGTGCATCCGCCAGCCATACGGTATGATTCTGCACTGTGGACCAACCGGTTCTGGTAAATCGATGACCTTGTTCTCCGCACTGCGTGAGATTGCCAAGCCGGACATCAATATCCAGACGGCTGAGGATCCAATTGAGTACACCATCCCTGGCATCAATCAGATGCAGATGCACAAAACGATCGGTCTGGACTTCTCCCGAGCACTGAGGGCTTATCTCCGTATGGACCCTGATGTCATTCTAGTCGGGGAAATTCGAGACCAGGAAACTGCCGAAATCGCGGTTGAGGCAGCGCTGACAGGTCACCTTTTGCTATCCACCTTGCACACGAATGATGCCCCTTCAACGGTTGCACGTTTCACCGATATGGGCATTGAGCCATTCATGATTTCGGCTTCGATGCTTGTTGTCTGTGCTCAACGTCTGATGCGTCGAGTCTGCAAAACATGTCGCGAAGAATACATTCCGGAAGGCAACGAACTTGAGATCATTCAGCGTGCGCTGGGCGGTTGGGAACCACACCCAATATACAAAGCCAGTGAAGGTGGCTGCACCAAGTGCAATGGAGGCGGCATGAAAGGCCGTATTGGTATCCATGAATTGATGACCAATAACGAAGACCTGACCCGGGCCATCAACGAACGTAAGGAAACTGCGGATATCAAACGCATTGCAATGCGGACGGATATGACAACCCTTCACCAGGATTCGATTCTCAAGGTCACAGAAGGAACTACCACAATCATCGAAGCTGTTTCAACTGTTCCACCAGATATGATCACTGCAGAAGGCGCTGAAACACCAAAAGCGGCCAAAAAAGAAACGGCTGAGGCGACTTAA
- a CDS encoding phosphatidylserine decarboxylase: MGNNDEDNAIHFRNRYTGKTETEQVYGGHWLGWAYNNPLGRLTVSLAVARPWFSKWYGWRMRQPASQKKIFPFIEEYGLDAAEFLRPPDHFESFDQFFYRQLKPAARPIDSSPDSVVFPADGRHLGFQDTSRITQVFVKGQTFDLPKLLGDTNLAERFIGGSLVLSRLCPVDYHRFHFPAEGIPGAPNLVSGPLYSVNPVALRRRLAIFWENKREVTLLKTERFGDIAIIEVGATCVGSIVQTHVPGQHTEKGGEKGYFRFGGSSVITLFQKGKICLDDDLIKSTSEGLELYARMGDQMGVFAD, encoded by the coding sequence ATGGGAAATAACGACGAGGATAATGCGATTCATTTCCGCAATCGCTACACGGGAAAAACCGAAACGGAACAGGTTTACGGAGGTCATTGGCTGGGATGGGCTTACAATAATCCATTAGGGCGTTTAACTGTGTCTCTGGCGGTGGCACGGCCCTGGTTCTCCAAGTGGTATGGCTGGCGGATGCGCCAGCCAGCCAGTCAAAAGAAAATCTTTCCTTTCATTGAGGAGTATGGCTTGGATGCGGCTGAGTTTCTGCGCCCGCCGGATCATTTTGAGAGTTTTGACCAGTTCTTTTACCGTCAGTTGAAACCTGCCGCTCGCCCTATTGATTCGTCTCCGGATTCCGTAGTTTTTCCGGCTGATGGGCGGCATCTTGGTTTTCAGGACACGTCTCGTATTACGCAGGTGTTTGTAAAAGGACAAACGTTTGATTTGCCAAAGTTGCTTGGCGATACGAATTTGGCTGAGCGCTTTATTGGTGGTTCCCTGGTGCTGTCGCGACTTTGCCCGGTTGATTACCACCGTTTTCATTTTCCAGCTGAAGGTATTCCAGGTGCGCCCAATTTGGTTTCGGGCCCTCTCTATTCCGTGAATCCAGTCGCTCTCCGTCGCCGTCTCGCTATTTTCTGGGAAAACAAGCGGGAAGTGACTCTCTTGAAAACAGAGCGCTTTGGGGACATTGCCATCATCGAGGTAGGTGCAACTTGTGTTGGGTCGATTGTCCAAACACATGTTCCTGGGCAGCATACTGAGAAGGGTGGCGAGAAAGGCTATTTTCGTTTTGGTGGTTCGTCTGTCATCACCCTTTTTCAAAAAGGTAAGATTTGTTTGGATGATGATTTGATCAAGAGCACGTCCGAAGGCCTGGAACTCTATGCCAGAATGGGCGACCAGATGGGTGTTTTCGCGGATTGA
- a CDS encoding ABC transporter ATP-binding protein/permease — MFACNNLSVKTPDGTPILREAKAAFQPQALNAIIGPSGCGKTTLVKAMLGIIPATGDVTYGGQPVTSSEDLSGRVGFAPQFSIAQPKLTVAEAIGYTLALFVTGKDEQTRRLESILETIGLSEHREKRVESLSGGQLRRLGLGLELTLDPTCLVCDEVTSGLDPNSEDQILTLLDTLRQDHAKTFLCIIHNLAKLHYFECITVVNAGEVVFQGNLESLCQHFNIPDALHLYDRLTELGHAHWKAKWESVQKEDKVTEDRQANEPDSGEAVAFPSALSQFATLFQRRMVLFLRDRGYLALTLAITLGFPCLVVIFAWDGLPQIQSLALDRSNMGIFEELQQELAFQVEQISTAQLVTGLIMFQVILLTLMGANNGAREIAAERTLFEKERFSGLNYSAYALSKVIFVLMIAFIQGAWMTFFVKTICEFPGPWLGQITALCFVCGAMTLVSLGFSALFQSAEKASLLSIYLVGFQLPLSGVVLALPDALVWVCRPFITSYWGWAGYLTTMRDTRLFDAFRQQNTDWVASPALALFVLSLQGLVGLMMIWWGCNRKQWHT, encoded by the coding sequence ATGTTTGCATGTAACAATCTCTCCGTCAAAACGCCAGACGGGACGCCAATTCTACGGGAGGCCAAAGCCGCCTTTCAACCACAGGCATTAAACGCCATCATCGGACCATCGGGCTGTGGGAAAACGACTCTGGTCAAAGCCATGCTTGGCATCATTCCGGCGACTGGAGATGTGACATATGGCGGCCAACCGGTGACCAGCTCTGAAGATTTAAGCGGCCGGGTAGGCTTTGCTCCACAATTCAGTATTGCCCAGCCCAAACTCACCGTTGCTGAGGCGATCGGCTACACATTAGCTCTATTCGTCACGGGAAAAGACGAACAAACCCGCCGTTTGGAATCGATACTCGAAACCATCGGCCTTTCGGAACACCGGGAAAAACGTGTTGAATCGCTCTCCGGCGGTCAACTCCGTCGCCTTGGCCTGGGACTGGAACTGACCCTCGATCCAACCTGCCTTGTCTGTGATGAAGTCACCAGCGGCCTTGATCCAAATTCGGAGGATCAAATCCTGACGCTGTTGGATACCCTGAGACAGGATCACGCAAAAACCTTTCTCTGCATCATTCACAACCTCGCAAAGCTTCATTATTTTGAATGCATCACGGTAGTGAATGCGGGGGAAGTCGTCTTTCAGGGAAATTTAGAGAGCCTTTGCCAACACTTTAATATCCCGGATGCATTGCACCTCTATGATCGCTTGACCGAACTTGGTCATGCCCATTGGAAAGCCAAATGGGAGAGCGTTCAGAAGGAGGATAAAGTGACCGAGGACAGACAAGCAAACGAGCCGGATTCAGGCGAAGCGGTGGCTTTCCCATCAGCGTTATCTCAGTTTGCCACACTTTTTCAGCGGCGTATGGTGCTTTTCTTAAGAGATCGTGGCTATCTTGCACTGACACTGGCCATCACACTCGGATTTCCCTGCCTTGTGGTCATCTTTGCCTGGGATGGGCTTCCACAGATTCAAAGCCTGGCACTCGATCGAAGTAATATGGGGATCTTCGAAGAGCTACAGCAGGAACTTGCATTTCAGGTCGAACAAATTTCAACCGCGCAGCTTGTTACCGGTTTGATCATGTTCCAGGTTATCCTGCTAACCCTGATGGGGGCAAATAATGGAGCCAGGGAAATCGCGGCAGAACGCACATTGTTTGAAAAAGAGCGTTTTTCCGGTCTGAATTACTCTGCCTACGCACTATCCAAGGTCATTTTCGTGCTAATGATTGCATTCATTCAGGGAGCATGGATGACTTTTTTCGTCAAAACCATCTGTGAATTTCCCGGACCCTGGCTAGGACAAATCACTGCGCTCTGTTTTGTTTGCGGCGCGATGACACTCGTCAGCCTCGGCTTCTCAGCACTCTTTCAGTCTGCCGAAAAAGCATCCTTACTCTCGATCTACCTCGTTGGCTTCCAACTCCCCCTGTCTGGCGTCGTCCTGGCCCTGCCCGACGCATTAGTCTGGGTTTGCCGACCCTTTATCACCAGCTACTGGGGCTGGGCAGGCTACCTTACAACCATGCGGGACACACGTTTGTTTGACGCCTTTCGGCAGCAGAATACAGACTGGGTAGCGTCACCAGCACTGGCATTGTTCGTTTTGAGCCTTCAGGGACTCGTGGGGCTCATGATGATCTGGTGGGGCTGTAACCGGAAACAGTGGCACACGTAG